The following proteins come from a genomic window of Halorussus halophilus:
- the hutG gene encoding formimidoylglutamase yields the protein MMGERTFDWMGTSSDSNDEQFGHVVELASIDEADDYDTVLVGEPFDKAVIGRRGAADGPKALRQRLAGTKTHHFDAGPVSSIADLGDVTFGDTESPTVADLQEQVRSITEQVHDTDAFPVFLGGDNSMSFPNVAPLLDEGTVGVVNFDAHLDVREVRDDPTSGTPYRQLYEAGLDAYACVGARHFETSTKYAEYVREQGGDVITAEEVGDDDIEAVDRTLDALGGVDRIYVSVDLDVLDAPAAPGVSAPTPGGITSRELFRMLRLLGSENRLAGFEVVECSPPLDEGGRTATVGARAIAHLLSARPKRGNR from the coding sequence ATGATGGGAGAACGTACGTTCGACTGGATGGGCACCTCCAGCGACTCCAACGACGAGCAGTTCGGCCACGTCGTCGAGCTGGCGAGCATCGACGAAGCGGACGACTACGACACCGTGCTGGTCGGCGAGCCGTTCGACAAGGCGGTCATCGGCCGCAGGGGGGCCGCTGACGGGCCGAAGGCACTCCGCCAGCGACTCGCGGGCACGAAGACCCACCACTTCGACGCGGGTCCCGTTAGCTCGATTGCCGACTTGGGCGACGTGACGTTCGGCGACACGGAGTCGCCGACAGTCGCGGACCTCCAAGAGCAAGTCAGAAGCATCACCGAGCAGGTCCACGACACCGACGCGTTCCCCGTCTTCTTGGGCGGCGACAACTCGATGAGTTTCCCGAACGTCGCGCCGCTCTTGGACGAGGGCACCGTGGGCGTCGTCAACTTCGACGCACATCTCGACGTGCGCGAGGTCCGGGACGACCCGACCAGCGGGACGCCCTACCGGCAACTGTACGAGGCCGGACTCGACGCCTACGCCTGCGTCGGCGCGCGCCACTTCGAGACGTCCACGAAGTACGCCGAGTACGTCCGCGAGCAGGGCGGCGACGTTATCACTGCCGAAGAAGTCGGTGACGACGACATCGAGGCCGTGGACCGCACACTCGATGCACTGGGTGGCGTGGATCGCATCTACGTCAGCGTCGATTTAGACGTGCTGGACGCTCCGGCCGCACCGGGAGTCAGCGCGCCGACGCCCGGCGGAATCACGTCTCGTGAGTTGTTCCGGATGCTCCGCCTCCTCGGAAGCGAGAACCGACTCGCTGGCTTCGAAGTCGTCGAGTGTTCGCCGCCGTTGGACGAAGGCGGTCGCACAGCAACAGTCGGGGCGCGAGCAATCGCACACCTGCTGAGTGCCCGACCGAAGCGAGGAAATCGATGA
- the hutU gene encoding urocanate hydratase: MSEQSTGEADSHGVGDPSEQWREYQGAPTGTDIECEGWRQEAALRMLNNNLDPEVAEKPEDLVVYGGTGRAARSWDAYDSILGELRTLADDETLLVQSGKPVGRFQTHERAPRVLIANSNLVGKWDDWDHFHELESKGLIMYGQMTAGSWAYIGTQGIIQGTYETLAELADQHYPENDGLRGKITVTGGLGGMGGAQPLAVTMNHGVCIAAEVDEARIDRRIETGYCQEKTDDLDEAIEKAQQAAENGEPYSIGVHMNAADMLEGMLERGFVPDVITDQTSAHDELEGYYPSGYTVAEADQLRDEDPETYVEESLDTMARHVQGILDLQDEGAIAVEYGNNIRGQVEEHRNFENAFDFPGFVPAYIRPLFCRGKGPFRWAALSGEEADIHRTDEAIKELFPEKDHLHRWIDLAQEQVEFQGLPSRVCWLGYQSGDSEDEDDLTERARFALRINELVAEGEISAPIVVTRDHLDAGSVASPNRETEAMKDGSDAIADWPILNALLNCASGADIVSVHDGGGVGIGNSLHTNNHVVLDGSELAAEKAKRVYTTDPGMGVVRHADAGYEEALAEASESNVVVPMRDGK, from the coding sequence ATGAGTGAACAGTCCACAGGTGAAGCCGACTCCCACGGCGTCGGCGACCCGAGCGAGCAGTGGCGAGAGTACCAGGGCGCACCGACCGGCACCGACATCGAGTGCGAAGGCTGGCGACAGGAGGCCGCGCTCCGGATGCTGAACAACAACTTGGACCCGGAAGTCGCGGAGAAACCAGAGGACCTCGTGGTGTACGGCGGCACCGGGCGCGCGGCCCGTAGCTGGGACGCCTACGACTCGATTCTGGGCGAACTCCGGACCTTGGCCGACGACGAGACCCTACTCGTTCAATCCGGCAAGCCAGTCGGCCGATTCCAGACCCACGAACGCGCACCGCGCGTTCTCATCGCCAACTCGAACCTCGTCGGCAAGTGGGACGACTGGGACCACTTCCACGAACTCGAATCGAAGGGTCTCATCATGTACGGCCAGATGACCGCGGGGTCGTGGGCCTACATCGGCACGCAGGGCATCATCCAAGGCACCTACGAGACGCTGGCCGAACTGGCTGACCAGCACTACCCCGAGAACGACGGCCTCCGCGGCAAGATAACCGTCACGGGCGGCCTCGGTGGCATGGGAGGCGCGCAACCGCTCGCGGTGACGATGAACCATGGCGTCTGCATCGCCGCCGAAGTGGACGAAGCGCGCATCGACCGCCGAATAGAGACTGGCTACTGCCAAGAGAAGACCGACGACTTGGACGAAGCCATCGAGAAGGCACAGCAAGCCGCCGAGAACGGCGAACCCTACAGCATCGGGGTTCACATGAACGCCGCCGACATGCTCGAAGGAATGCTCGAACGCGGCTTCGTCCCGGACGTAATCACCGACCAGACGAGTGCCCACGACGAGTTAGAGGGGTACTACCCCTCGGGATACACCGTCGCAGAAGCCGACCAACTTCGAGACGAAGACCCCGAAACCTACGTCGAAGAGAGCCTCGACACGATGGCACGTCACGTGCAGGGCATCTTAGACCTCCAAGACGAGGGAGCAATCGCCGTCGAGTACGGCAACAACATCCGCGGGCAGGTGGAGGAACACCGCAACTTCGAAAATGCGTTCGACTTCCCCGGGTTCGTCCCAGCGTACATCCGACCCCTGTTCTGCCGCGGCAAGGGACCGTTCCGCTGGGCCGCGCTGTCGGGCGAGGAGGCCGACATCCACCGCACCGACGAGGCCATCAAGGAGTTGTTCCCCGAGAAAGACCACCTGCATCGCTGGATAGACCTGGCCCAGGAGCAGGTCGAGTTTCAGGGACTTCCTTCCAGAGTGTGCTGGTTGGGGTATCAATCCGGAGATAGTGAAGACGAAGACGACCTCACCGAACGCGCGCGCTTCGCACTCCGAATCAACGAACTCGTCGCTGAAGGCGAGATTTCTGCTCCCATAGTCGTCACGCGCGACCACCTCGACGCAGGTTCGGTCGCTTCGCCCAACCGCGAGACGGAAGCCATGAAAGACGGTTCGGACGCCATCGCCGACTGGCCGATTCTGAACGCCCTGCTGAACTGCGCGTCTGGCGCTGACATCGTGAGCGTCCACGACGGCGGCGGGGTCGGCATCGGCAACTCGCTGCACACGAACAACCACGTCGTGCTTGACGGTTCCGAGCTGGCCGCAGAGAAGGCCAAGCGCGTCTACACCACCGACCCTGGCATGGGCGTGGTTCGCCACGCGGACGCCGGCTACGAGGAAGCACTAGCGGAAGCGAGTGAGTCAAACGTTGTCGTACCGATGCGAGACGGTAAATGA
- a CDS encoding helix-turn-helix domain-containing protein, with protein MHEAVLGIEQPGAYADATAGTDTTVELWCNDHCDLLHVSGGSGGSEGAATGAEAVVAHVEDAVGIRERIVEDDERLLITDACLKEQDDRGRRDGQNEERSGHGDDTIEAILAEHDCLLVPPLRYADGAKWCRVLALAPENLTAFYRDVAAEFSVTVESKREVGSVTGDRPLLTLDSALPDLSVRQREAFELAMEMGYYEIPRETTTAEIAGEMGVERRTCEEHLRRAENKLLGVLANRTEY; from the coding sequence ATGCACGAGGCCGTTCTCGGTATCGAGCAACCCGGCGCGTACGCCGACGCCACCGCAGGCACCGACACGACTGTCGAACTGTGGTGCAACGACCACTGCGATTTGCTCCACGTCAGCGGCGGTTCGGGTGGGAGCGAGGGAGCAGCCACGGGGGCCGAAGCAGTCGTCGCGCACGTCGAAGACGCGGTGGGAATCCGCGAGCGAATCGTCGAGGACGACGAGCGACTGCTCATCACCGACGCCTGCCTAAAAGAACAGGACGACCGAGGAAGACGAGATGGTCAGAACGAAGAGCGAAGCGGCCACGGTGACGACACAATCGAAGCGATTCTGGCCGAACACGACTGCTTGCTCGTGCCACCACTCAGATACGCCGACGGCGCGAAGTGGTGTCGCGTGCTGGCGCTCGCCCCCGAAAATCTGACCGCGTTCTACCGCGACGTGGCCGCCGAATTCTCCGTGACCGTCGAGAGCAAGCGCGAAGTCGGGTCCGTCACCGGCGACCGGCCGCTTCTCACCCTCGATTCGGCACTGCCGGACCTCTCGGTGCGCCAGCGCGAGGCGTTCGAACTCGCGATGGAGATGGGCTACTACGAGATTCCACGCGAGACGACGACTGCCGAGATTGCAGGTGAGATGGGCGTCGAGCGTCGGACTTGCGAGGAGCATCTGCGGCGCGCGGAGAACAAACTTCTCGGGGTGTTAGCGAATCGGACAGAGTATTGA
- a CDS encoding helix-turn-helix domain-containing protein — protein MLTVRLSVRYPDDWTEKIGRLGVSGDIYTATLHDREYMGLIRLQGEDLDESLDLIRATPYHEKVEVVEHTSGEYGERTATNSSKRTEQATILVTAQLQDETPFLLMLEHGFMPLDPTTLKHGREYFDLIIRDRDRLIELVELLEQVSDVEIERARPQVETATLPSQVAWNILLGDLTDRQFEALALAVESGYFSVPREATLEDVADAMNVGKSTAGEHLRRALAHVAGFVVEHRS, from the coding sequence ATGCTCACCGTGCGGCTCAGTGTCCGGTATCCAGACGATTGGACCGAGAAAATCGGCCGCCTCGGAGTGAGTGGTGACATCTACACTGCGACGCTTCACGACCGGGAGTACATGGGGCTGATTCGTCTGCAGGGAGAAGACTTAGACGAATCGCTCGACCTGATCCGAGCGACCCCGTATCACGAGAAGGTCGAAGTAGTCGAACACACGAGTGGGGAGTACGGGGAACGAACTGCGACCAACTCGTCGAAACGGACCGAACAAGCGACGATACTCGTCACCGCCCAACTGCAGGACGAGACGCCCTTCCTCCTGATGCTCGAACACGGGTTCATGCCGCTGGACCCAACGACGCTGAAACACGGCCGAGAGTACTTCGATCTCATCATCCGGGACCGCGACCGACTCATCGAATTGGTGGAGTTGCTAGAGCAGGTCAGTGACGTAGAGATCGAGCGCGCTCGCCCACAAGTCGAAACGGCGACGCTACCGAGCCAGGTCGCGTGGAACATCCTGCTCGGAGATTTGACCGACCGACAGTTCGAAGCACTGGCACTGGCCGTCGAGTCTGGCTACTTCTCGGTCCCCCGCGAAGCGACGCTCGAAGACGTTGCCGATGCGATGAACGTGGGAAAATCGACCGCTGGCGAGCATCTCCGGCGTGCACTCGCGCACGTCGCGGGGTTCGTCGTCGAACATCGCTCGTGA
- a CDS encoding glycine betaine ABC transporter substrate-binding protein: protein MTGNINRRSLLKGAGAAAAGTATGTAGCLSLVGGGSGKSLTVSSKNFTEQFILSQISIQMLQSAGHEVESKTGLGGSPANFKAVKNGDSAMYWEYTGTAWSSILGKDKVISDPKKLYDKVDSAYNEQYSIDWLQKAPFNNTYVIMANPSWAKENGIKNLNDLAKHAKSGNTDFSVAMNPEIKRREDGWGGLPDTYGFAKEAKKVETVSMKLGLAYKAVKNGEADLGFGFNTNPKIKKFGLEVLEDPKNHFIIYNPAPNVNKDVLDDSMKKTLNEPTSKLTTEKMRSLNAKVSIDGKDPKQVAKTFLKDNGFL, encoded by the coding sequence ATGACAGGGAATATCAACCGCCGGTCGCTGCTCAAGGGAGCGGGCGCGGCCGCTGCGGGAACGGCGACAGGAACGGCTGGCTGTCTGAGCCTCGTCGGTGGCGGCAGCGGGAAGTCGCTGACCGTCTCCTCGAAGAACTTCACCGAACAGTTCATCCTCAGCCAGATCAGCATTCAGATGCTACAGTCGGCGGGCCACGAGGTGGAAAGTAAGACTGGCCTCGGCGGTTCGCCAGCGAACTTCAAGGCGGTCAAGAACGGCGACTCCGCGATGTACTGGGAGTACACCGGCACTGCGTGGTCGTCGATTCTCGGCAAGGACAAGGTCATCAGCGACCCGAAGAAGCTCTACGACAAGGTCGATAGCGCGTACAACGAGCAGTACAGCATCGACTGGCTACAGAAAGCGCCGTTCAACAACACCTACGTCATCATGGCCAACCCCTCGTGGGCCAAGGAGAACGGTATCAAGAATTTGAACGACCTCGCGAAGCACGCCAAGTCCGGCAACACCGACTTCTCGGTGGCGATGAACCCCGAAATCAAGCGCCGCGAGGACGGGTGGGGAGGTCTGCCCGACACCTACGGATTCGCAAAGGAAGCCAAGAAGGTCGAGACGGTCAGCATGAAACTCGGGTTGGCGTACAAGGCCGTCAAGAACGGCGAGGCGGACCTCGGATTCGGCTTCAACACGAATCCGAAGATCAAGAAGTTCGGTCTCGAGGTCCTCGAAGACCCGAAGAACCACTTCATCATCTACAATCCCGCACCGAACGTAAACAAGGACGTGTTGGACGACTCGATGAAGAAGACGCTGAACGAGCCGACATCGAAACTCACCACCGAGAAGATGCGTTCGTTGAACGCGAAAGTGAGCATCGACGGCAAAGATCCGAAACAGGTAGCGAAGACGTTCCTCAAAGACAACGGCTTCCTCTAA